From Actinopolyspora lacussalsi, a single genomic window includes:
- a CDS encoding hypothetical protein (product_source=Hypo-rule applied; cleavage_site_network=SignalP-noTM; transmembrane_helix_parts=Inside_1_4,TMhelix_5_27,Outside_28_131): MRSKFFVSAFLAAAMVGGSLAASVPSWGDSSESEATAKACRLTVWEPSQNGAWVGGRGGRSGCGNVVGWLEVQVWKDVNNGFDEKIGSTRYSNHHNGSFVAKGKCRGASAYYTVVVTSKGYRKESAHPAMC, encoded by the coding sequence TTGCGTTCCAAATTCTTCGTTTCAGCTTTTCTGGCCGCGGCGATGGTGGGTGGTTCCCTGGCTGCTTCCGTTCCTTCCTGGGGTGATTCCTCGGAGAGTGAGGCCACGGCGAAAGCCTGCCGACTAACAGTGTGGGAACCTTCGCAGAACGGTGCCTGGGTCGGTGGTAGAGGAGGAAGATCCGGTTGCGGAAATGTCGTCGGCTGGCTGGAGGTCCAAGTGTGGAAGGACGTCAACAACGGGTTCGACGAAAAGATAGGTTCTACTAGGTACAGCAATCATCACAACGGTAGTTTCGTGGCTAAGGGAAAGTGTCGTGGAGCTTCCGCTTACTACACGGTAGTGGTGACTTCCAAGGGCTACCGCAAGGAATCCGCACATCCCGCGATGTGCTGA
- a CDS encoding regulatory protein (product_source=KO:K03565; cath_funfam=1.10.10.10; cog=COG2137; ko=KO:K03565; pfam=PF02631; superfamily=46934), with protein MAETESVADDTAPRPEEVSTSDPTSSAEIPEAVPGDTAADSGDTAGKSADERTARETVYRLLAVRARSRAELLRALLRGGVAPETAEDVLDKFVAAGLVDDAAFAAEWVRGRHRQRGLGRGALREELRDKGIEEETAAEALHEVDTDSEVERARELVRRKSRGMSGVEPRARMRRLLGMLARKGYGQALAFRVVREEMEAIEAGESVSDDEPWFEPDD; from the coding sequence TTGGCCGAGACCGAATCCGTCGCGGACGACACCGCGCCTCGCCCCGAGGAGGTGTCGACTTCGGATCCGACTTCGTCCGCCGAGATCCCCGAAGCGGTGCCGGGCGACACCGCGGCGGACTCGGGCGACACCGCCGGCAAGTCCGCTGACGAGCGGACGGCACGCGAGACCGTCTATCGGTTGCTCGCGGTCCGGGCGCGCAGCCGTGCGGAGCTGCTGCGTGCCCTGCTGCGTGGCGGGGTTGCCCCGGAAACGGCCGAGGACGTGCTCGACAAGTTCGTGGCGGCCGGGTTGGTCGACGACGCCGCCTTCGCCGCGGAGTGGGTACGCGGCCGCCACCGGCAGCGGGGCCTGGGGCGCGGTGCGCTCCGGGAGGAACTCCGGGACAAGGGGATCGAGGAGGAGACCGCCGCCGAGGCGCTGCACGAGGTGGACACCGATTCCGAGGTGGAACGTGCCCGCGAGCTGGTGCGGCGCAAATCGCGCGGTATGAGCGGTGTCGAGCCGCGAGCCAGGATGCGTCGCCTGCTGGGAATGCTCGCGCGGAAGGGGTACGGTCAGGCGTTGGCCTTCCGAGTGGTGCGGGAGGAAATGGAGGCGATCGAGGCGGGAGAGTCCGTATCGGACGACGAGCCGTGGTTCGAGCCGGATGACTGA
- a CDS encoding iron complex transport system substrate-binding protein (product_source=KO:K02016; cath_funfam=3.40.50.1980; cog=COG0614; ko=KO:K02016; pfam=PF01497; superfamily=53807), translated as MPRDKFGPIRSEISRRGLLGGAGLLLLTACAPGNGGGSGPGSGSGSGAFPVSVEHKHGTTEITKRPERVVTVGLTDQDTVLALGTAPVATREWFGGQDGALWPWAREKLGDREMPEVLARQELEFERIAALEPDVIIGVNSGLKKQEYDKLSAIAPTVAQPGEYADYGVPWQDMTKIIGKALGESRKADQLVTDIEGEFEAARSRNPAFDGATGLLATSISGQAWVYAEGPAPRLLRSLGLRLPSATEKLFSGENREPKQLSKERLGLLEADVLLLGVYGAPEDSIARKQVYKQLDVVKQGRDITMQRQTTLNGAVSFSSPLSLPIALDGLVPRMAAAIDGDPSTKVQPVK; from the coding sequence ATGCCACGCGACAAGTTCGGCCCCATCCGCTCCGAGATCAGCCGCAGAGGTCTGCTCGGTGGTGCGGGATTGTTACTGCTCACGGCCTGTGCTCCCGGCAACGGCGGCGGTTCCGGACCGGGCTCCGGTTCCGGTTCGGGTGCCTTCCCGGTAAGCGTCGAACACAAGCACGGCACCACCGAGATCACCAAGCGCCCCGAGCGTGTCGTCACGGTGGGACTGACCGATCAGGACACCGTTCTCGCGCTCGGTACCGCCCCGGTGGCCACCCGTGAGTGGTTCGGTGGACAGGACGGCGCGCTGTGGCCCTGGGCCCGGGAGAAACTGGGCGATCGCGAGATGCCCGAGGTGCTGGCGCGACAGGAGCTGGAGTTCGAACGGATCGCGGCACTGGAACCGGACGTGATCATCGGGGTCAACTCCGGACTGAAGAAGCAGGAGTACGACAAGCTCTCCGCGATCGCTCCCACGGTCGCCCAGCCCGGTGAGTACGCCGATTACGGTGTGCCCTGGCAGGACATGACCAAGATCATCGGTAAGGCTCTCGGCGAGAGCCGGAAGGCCGATCAACTCGTTACCGACATCGAGGGTGAGTTCGAAGCGGCCCGTTCGCGTAATCCGGCGTTCGACGGTGCCACCGGGCTGCTGGCCACATCGATCAGCGGGCAGGCATGGGTCTACGCCGAAGGTCCCGCCCCCAGGCTGTTGCGTTCCCTGGGGCTCCGGCTTCCCTCCGCCACCGAGAAACTGTTCTCCGGTGAGAACCGGGAGCCCAAGCAGCTCAGCAAGGAGCGCCTCGGACTGCTCGAAGCCGACGTGCTGCTGCTGGGTGTTTACGGTGCCCCGGAGGACAGCATCGCTCGTAAGCAGGTCTACAAGCAGCTCGACGTCGTCAAGCAGGGCCGGGATATCACCATGCAGCGTCAGACCACGCTCAACGGGGCGGTCTCCTTCTCCAGTCCGCTCAGCCTGCCCATAGCGCTCGACGGTCTGGTGCCGCGCATGGCGGCGGCGATCGACGGCGATCCGAGCACCAAGGTGCAGCCGGTGAAGTGA
- a CDS encoding phosphoglycolate phosphatase-like HAD superfamily hydrolase (product_source=COG0546; cath_funfam=3.40.50.1000; cog=COG0546; pfam=PF13419; superfamily=56784), producing the protein MSVSSERPPTRHIVWDWNGTLLADNEAVVASVNAVCAAYDAEPVDLPGWRAVFGRPLRDSYERVLGREIDQRDWRAIDRIYHDAYRRLLHTCELDPEAPHALREWRERGGSQSLLSMFFHDELVPLVERFGLSSMFGRIDGLRDSEVGGSKAAYLDAHLRSLRLEPSEAVVIGDVTDDARAAAEVGAECVLVSTGVMSRAALESTGRPVADSLRVAVSRITPAMVR; encoded by the coding sequence GTGAGCGTATCGAGTGAGCGGCCGCCGACGCGGCACATCGTCTGGGACTGGAACGGCACACTGCTCGCGGACAACGAGGCCGTGGTGGCCTCGGTCAACGCGGTGTGCGCGGCCTATGACGCCGAACCGGTCGATCTCCCCGGTTGGCGCGCCGTTTTCGGCAGGCCGTTGCGCGACTCCTACGAGCGAGTGCTCGGACGCGAGATCGACCAACGGGACTGGCGTGCCATCGATCGCATCTACCACGACGCCTACCGGCGGTTGCTGCACACCTGCGAACTCGATCCCGAGGCGCCGCACGCGCTGCGGGAATGGCGGGAGCGGGGTGGCAGCCAGTCGTTGTTGTCCATGTTCTTCCACGACGAGCTGGTGCCGCTGGTGGAGCGTTTCGGGCTGAGTTCGATGTTCGGTCGGATCGACGGGCTGCGCGATTCCGAGGTCGGCGGTTCCAAGGCCGCGTATCTGGACGCGCACCTGCGTTCGCTGCGACTGGAACCCTCCGAGGCGGTGGTCATCGGCGACGTCACCGACGACGCCCGTGCCGCGGCGGAGGTCGGGGCGGAGTGCGTGTTGGTGAGTACCGGCGTCATGTCGCGCGCGGCGCTGGAAAGCACGGGGCGTCCCGTGGCGGACTCGCTGCGTGTCGCTGTGTCCCGAATCACTCCGGCGATGGTGCGGTGA
- a CDS encoding 2-dehydro-3-deoxyphosphogluconate aldolase/(4S)-4-hydroxy-2-oxoglutarate aldolase (product_source=KO:K01625; cath_funfam=3.20.20.70; cog=COG0800; ko=KO:K01625; pfam=PF01081; superfamily=51569; tigrfam=TIGR01182): protein MRAATDILDISPVIPVVVLDDATHAAPLAQALQRGGIRTIEVTLRTPVALEAIERINDEVEGITVGAGTITQPGQAKEAARAGAGYLVTPGTTDRLLDEVADTELPALPGVSTVSEALRLAERGMRALKFFPAEPAGGVPYLKSLSSPLPELSFCPTGGITPDNAGRYLALPNVRCVGGSWLAPKEALAKGDWGHIEALARQAVALG, encoded by the coding sequence ATGCGAGCCGCAACCGACATCCTCGATATCAGCCCGGTCATCCCGGTCGTCGTACTCGACGACGCGACCCACGCCGCCCCACTCGCCCAAGCGCTGCAGCGGGGCGGTATCCGCACCATCGAAGTCACCCTCCGCACCCCGGTCGCGCTGGAGGCGATCGAGCGGATCAACGACGAGGTCGAGGGCATCACGGTCGGGGCCGGGACGATCACCCAGCCGGGACAGGCCAAGGAGGCGGCCCGGGCGGGAGCGGGTTACCTGGTGACACCGGGTACCACCGACCGGCTGCTGGACGAGGTGGCCGACACCGAACTGCCCGCGCTGCCGGGAGTAAGCACCGTCTCGGAAGCGCTGCGACTGGCCGAACGCGGCATGCGGGCGCTGAAGTTCTTCCCGGCCGAGCCCGCGGGCGGGGTGCCGTACCTCAAGTCGCTGAGCAGCCCGCTGCCCGAGCTGTCCTTCTGCCCGACCGGAGGAATCACCCCGGACAACGCCGGGCGTTACCTGGCGCTGCCCAATGTGCGCTGTGTCGGTGGCTCCTGGCTCGCCCCGAAGGAGGCACTGGCCAAGGGCGACTGGGGCCACATCGAGGCGTTGGCACGTCAGGCGGTCGCGCTGGGCTGA
- a CDS encoding hypothetical protein (product_source=Hypo-rule applied; pfam=PF11248; superfamily=69618) has product MRYTVLRRRMAEEFGDVRADTLARDHVLAALGERTVNQALEAGWEPKRVWSVLCDSFEVPSGRR; this is encoded by the coding sequence ATGCGTTACACGGTTTTGCGGCGGCGAATGGCCGAGGAGTTCGGCGATGTCCGGGCCGACACGTTGGCCAGGGACCACGTACTGGCCGCGTTGGGTGAGCGCACCGTCAATCAGGCACTGGAAGCGGGTTGGGAACCCAAGCGCGTCTGGTCGGTACTCTGCGACAGCTTCGAGGTGCCCAGCGGCAGGCGCTGA
- a CDS encoding hypothetical protein (product_source=Hypo-rule applied; pfam=PF14325; superfamily=52518; transmembrane_helix_parts=Outside_1_19,TMhelix_20_42,Inside_43_54,TMhelix_55_77,Outside_78_80,TMhelix_81_103,Inside_104_115,TMhelix_116_138,Outside_139_240) has product MRIDRYLPPTHWLSKVYRGGAAAFGGALIAFGVLGFTNNLGFFSTSGQQILGLSSNGLLSLISVVVGALLIAAAAIGGPLASTVTTTIGALFLLSGLANLAVLETGWNLLAFEMQNVVFSLIAGMLLLFVGLYGRVSGGLPEDNPFVRYRHREPPEGEVPEQRGAEEQRADELKPLADAEVALGEGHATPEQEQLVRSEALRLARAERQRAYEHYAHIQQALRNERKPSGTGTGETGSGG; this is encoded by the coding sequence ATGCGCATCGATCGTTATCTGCCGCCGACACACTGGTTGAGCAAGGTCTACCGGGGCGGGGCCGCCGCCTTCGGCGGCGCGCTGATCGCCTTCGGCGTGCTCGGATTCACCAACAACCTCGGGTTCTTCTCGACCAGTGGTCAGCAGATCCTGGGGCTTTCCAGCAACGGGCTGCTTTCGCTGATCTCCGTCGTGGTGGGGGCGTTGCTGATCGCGGCGGCCGCGATCGGAGGGCCGTTGGCATCGACGGTCACCACGACGATCGGCGCGTTGTTCCTGCTGTCCGGCCTGGCCAACCTGGCTGTGCTCGAAACCGGGTGGAACCTGCTCGCGTTCGAGATGCAGAACGTGGTGTTCAGTCTGATAGCGGGCATGCTGCTGTTGTTCGTCGGGCTCTACGGCCGGGTCAGTGGCGGATTGCCCGAGGACAATCCGTTCGTGCGCTACCGACACCGGGAGCCGCCGGAGGGCGAGGTCCCCGAACAACGCGGCGCGGAGGAACAGCGGGCCGACGAGCTGAAACCACTGGCCGACGCGGAAGTCGCGTTGGGAGAGGGACACGCCACTCCGGAGCAGGAGCAGCTGGTTCGCTCGGAAGCGCTGCGCCTGGCCAGGGCGGAACGGCAACGCGCCTACGAGCACTACGCCCACATCCAGCAGGCGCTGCGGAACGAACGGAAACCCTCCGGGACGGGAACGGGAGAGACCGGCTCCGGCGGCTGA
- a CDS encoding recombination protein RecA (product_source=KO:K03553; cath_funfam=3.40.50.300; cog=COG0468; ko=KO:K03553; pfam=PF00154; smart=SM00382; superfamily=52540,54752; tigrfam=TIGR02012) — protein MAAASDKGGDKSNDKNKALELAIAQIDKQFGKGSVMRLGEDNRPAVEAIPSGSIALDVALGIGGLPRGRVVEIYGPESSGKTSVALHAVANAQRGGGTAAFIDAEHALDPEYAKAIGVDTDSLLVSQPDTGEQALEIADMLIRSGALDIIAIDSVAALVPKAEIEGEMGDSHVGLQARLMSQALRKLTSALYTSQTTAVFINQLREKVGVMFGSPETTTGGKALKFYASVRLDVRRIETLKDGSDAVGNRTRVKVVKNKVSPPFKQAEFDIIYGHGISREGSLIDMGVEHGFVRKSGAWYTYEGDQLGQGKENARKFLRDNPDVANEIEKRIKEKMGIGSGAGADTAEQQSEPAPVEF, from the coding sequence ATGGCAGCAGCATCCGACAAGGGTGGCGACAAGAGCAACGACAAGAACAAGGCTCTTGAACTGGCCATTGCCCAGATCGACAAGCAGTTCGGCAAGGGATCGGTGATGCGGCTGGGCGAGGACAACCGCCCGGCGGTGGAGGCGATCCCCAGCGGCTCGATCGCGCTGGACGTCGCGCTCGGCATCGGTGGGTTGCCGCGCGGACGCGTGGTCGAGATCTACGGCCCCGAGAGCAGTGGTAAGACCTCGGTCGCCCTGCACGCGGTGGCCAACGCCCAGCGGGGTGGCGGTACGGCCGCGTTCATCGACGCCGAGCACGCCCTGGACCCCGAGTACGCCAAGGCGATCGGTGTGGACACCGACTCGCTGCTGGTTTCCCAGCCCGACACGGGTGAGCAGGCGCTGGAGATCGCCGACATGCTGATCCGCTCCGGTGCGCTGGACATAATCGCCATCGACTCGGTCGCCGCACTGGTGCCCAAGGCCGAGATCGAGGGCGAGATGGGCGACAGTCACGTGGGCCTGCAGGCGCGGTTGATGAGTCAGGCACTGCGCAAGCTGACCTCCGCGCTGTACACCTCGCAGACCACAGCGGTGTTCATCAACCAGCTCCGCGAGAAGGTCGGCGTCATGTTCGGCTCGCCGGAGACCACCACCGGTGGCAAGGCGCTGAAGTTCTACGCCTCGGTGCGGCTGGACGTGCGGCGCATCGAGACGCTCAAGGACGGTTCCGACGCGGTCGGGAACCGCACCAGGGTCAAGGTGGTCAAGAACAAGGTCAGCCCGCCGTTCAAGCAGGCCGAGTTCGACATCATCTACGGGCACGGCATCAGCCGCGAGGGCTCGTTGATCGACATGGGAGTCGAGCACGGCTTCGTACGCAAGTCCGGCGCCTGGTACACCTACGAGGGCGACCAGCTCGGCCAGGGCAAGGAGAACGCGCGCAAGTTCCTGCGGGACAACCCGGACGTGGCGAACGAGATCGAGAAGCGGATCAAGGAGAAGATGGGCATCGGCTCCGGTGCCGGTGCGGACACCGCCGAGCAGCAGAGCGAACCCGCGCCCGTCGAGTTCTGA
- a CDS encoding hypothetical protein (product_source=Hypo-rule applied; transmembrane_helix_parts=Outside_1_14,TMhelix_15_34,Inside_35_39), which translates to MSQAELTGLSSAWGQAALAAMLLIIVILLLRRLWNQRGR; encoded by the coding sequence ATGTCGCAGGCCGAATTGACCGGATTGTCCTCGGCGTGGGGGCAGGCGGCGCTGGCCGCCATGCTGCTGATCATAGTGATCCTGCTGCTGCGCAGGCTGTGGAACCAGCGGGGGCGCTGA